A window of Aeromicrobium sp. Sec7.5 genomic DNA:
GCGGTCGGAGCGACTCGTGGCGGTCTTCGGCAACAACGACCACGGGGAGCTGCGCGAGCGCCTGCCCGAGGTGGCGCGGGTCGAGATCGAGGGCCTGCGGATCGGGGTCGTGCACGAGACCGGCGCCTCGACGGGCCGCGAGAAGCGCTGCGCGCGTGACTACCCCGATCTCGACGTGCTGGTGTTCGGGCACAGCCACATCCCCTGGGACACCGTGGCGACGAAGGACGACGGCACCGAGCTGCGCCTGCTCAACCCCGGCTCCCCCACCGACCGTCGTCGCCAGCCGCACTGCACCTACCTGACGGCGATCGTCGACGACGGCCGCCTGACCGACGTCGAGCTGCACCGCCTCCCGCCACGGGCGCAGGCCGCCCCTTGAGGTGCGAGGAACGAGCCTCGAAAGGGGTACCCGAGCCCACGTCCTGACCGAGGTTTCGAGGCTCGTCGCTGGCGCTCCTCACACCTCAACCACCGGTGGTCACCACGTGCCGAGCGAAGCGAGGCTGAGCCGCCTGCCACTCGCTCTAGCGAGTTGCAGAAGCGAGCGCGAGGAACGAGCGCGCCGGCTCAACCACCGGAGCTTTCCGCCCCTTGAGGTGCGAGGAACGAGCCTCGAAAGGGGTACCCGAGCCCACGTCCTGACCGAGGTTTCGAGGCTCGCGCCGCAGGCGGCACTCACACCTCAACCACCGGTGGTCACCACGTGCCGAGCGAAGCGAGGCTGAGCCGCCTGCCACTCGCTCTAGCGAGTTGCAGAAGCGAGCGCGAGGAACGAGCGCGCCGGCTCAACCACCGGGCCTTTCCGCCCCTTGAGGTGCGAGGAATGAGCCTCGAAAGGGGTACCCGAGCCCAGAACCTGACCGAGGTTTCGAGGCTCGCGCCGCAAGCGGCACTCACACCTCAACCACCGGTGTTCACCACGTGCCGAGCGAAGCGAGGCTGAGCCGCCTGCCACTCGCTCTAGCGAGTTGCAGAAGCGAGCGCGAGGAACGAGCGCGCCGGCTCACCACCGGAGCTTTCCGCCCCTTGAGGTGCGAGGAACGAGCCTCGAAAGGGGTACCGCAACCCAGAACCTGACCGAGGTTTCGAGGCTCGCGCCGCAGGCGGCACTCACACCTCAACCACCGGAGTGACCACGTGCCGAGCGAAGCGAGGCTGAGCCGCCTGCGACTCGCTCTAGCGAGTTGCAGAAGCGAGCGCGAGGAACGAGCGCGCCGGCTCAACCACCGGGGCTTTCCGCCCCTTGAGGTGCGAGGAACGAGCCTCGAAAGGGGTACCCGAGCCCAGAACCTGACCGAGGCTTCGAGGCTCGTCGCTGGCGCTCCTCGCACCTCAACCAGCGGGGGGTCAGAGGGGCTGGAGCTCGGTGATGGTCCAGGTGTCGCCGGACTTCTCGACCGTGACCGACAGCTGGGCCGCGGAGACGCTGCCCTGGTTGTCGGTGGCGCGCTGGCTGGTCTGGTCGAGGAACACGAGCACGACGGCCGAGTCCTCCGTCGCCTCCTTGACCGCCACCGACTGCACTGCGGCCGTCAGGGTCAGCTGCTGACCGGGCGCCTTCTCCTGCAGGTCGACGAAGAGCGTGTCGTACTCCTCACGCGCGTCGCCGGCCAGCACCTGGTCGGCGGCCGCCGTCGTGGCCTCGGGGTCGGCGAAGTCGTAGGTGAGCACCTGGTTGAGCCCGGTGGTCACGAAGGACTGGATCTCGGCCGTCAGGGTGGCGTCGACGACGGCCAGGTTCTCGGCGGCGGTCGTGGAGCGCAGCTCGTTCGCCTGGAACAGGCCGAAGACGCCCACGAGGGCCAGGACGCCGGCGAGCACGAAGGGCGCGAGTCGCGCGGTGAGGAGGGAGCGGACACGGGTCATGACAGGCTCACCGCCACTTGCTGGAGGTTCTCGATC
This region includes:
- a CDS encoding metallophosphoesterase family protein yields the protein MATRLLLIADTHLPKRAKVLPQQVWTAVEAADVVVHAGDWVDVALLDELEQRSERLVAVFGNNDHGELRERLPEVARVEIEGLRIGVVHETGASTGREKRCARDYPDLDVLVFGHSHIPWDTVATKDDGTELRLLNPGSPTDRRRQPHCTYLTAIVDDGRLTDVELHRLPPRAQAAP